One Caulobacter segnis genomic window carries:
- a CDS encoding TetR/AcrR family transcriptional regulator — MARPSSPLISRSSAAEAALAVIDEVGLSSFSLARVATKMGVQAPSLYHHFADKAALLEEVARLLLLNLPGMEKTELPYEERIVMLCVSARRSLLRHPNAALLMLQFFPRHLLLSAYNEAAASDPYPPEFHMAVIEGTEKLTFGSALFAAAAQARGIPPMPEADREKLPRLARALDANPFEDEEALFVETVRIFFTGVAERHRRGSLGQPVSDSVQFEGA; from the coding sequence TTGGCACGCCCCTCCTCTCCCCTGATCTCCCGCAGCAGCGCCGCAGAGGCGGCCCTGGCCGTGATCGACGAGGTAGGACTGTCCAGCTTCAGCCTGGCGCGGGTGGCGACCAAGATGGGCGTGCAGGCGCCGTCGCTGTACCACCACTTCGCCGACAAGGCCGCGCTGCTGGAGGAGGTGGCGCGCCTGCTGCTGCTGAACCTGCCGGGGATGGAAAAGACCGAGCTGCCCTACGAGGAGCGGATCGTCATGCTGTGCGTGTCGGCGCGGCGGTCGCTGCTGCGCCACCCGAACGCGGCGCTGCTGATGCTGCAGTTCTTCCCGCGCCATCTGCTGCTGAGCGCCTATAACGAGGCCGCCGCCAGCGACCCCTACCCGCCCGAGTTCCACATGGCGGTGATCGAGGGCACCGAGAAGCTGACCTTCGGCTCGGCCCTGTTCGCGGCCGCCGCCCAGGCGCGCGGCATCCCGCCGATGCCCGAGGCCGACCGCGAGAAGCTGCCGCGCCTGGCCCGCGCCCTCGACGCCAACCCGTTCGAAGACGAGGAGGCGCTGTTCGTGGAGACGGTGCGGATCTTCTTCACGGGCGTCGCCGAACGCCATCGCCGGGGCTCGCTGGGCCAGCCGGTCAGCGACAGCGTCCAGTTCGAGGGGGCCTGA
- a CDS encoding TonB-dependent receptor, whose product MTGKAYRAGLMAACAALALGAEMAVVTQAFANETTQGVAAPANEQAARPGVTSVDEIIVTARRRDERLIDAPVAISAIGGKALATYSVTRVSDLATMVPSLIAGKAASGSSASIFLRGVGSTALSAGFDQSVSFVMDGLPMSRGRELSLPQYDVQRVEVLKGPQALFYGKNTTGGLISIVTNGPTATPEAGIKAGYGFKARERYVEGYVSGPLSDTLRARLAGRYSKSDGAFTNSAAETYTDPLGMQRHRNAKKRGGQEVFSARGTVDWDAAPNLTFQLKAGLTDLKDGGPTDVLERICGGGRTTPFAANGIPPSPNADCKINGVSDSSSIPSQVAKANYRYARDGKMYADFASQFAALTSNLTAGKFGITSITSYYHFKQTDLNNVAGEAYPATFTQLADFEQFAEEVRFQSKFEGPFNVLFGAFWSKGDFDFNTDAYIFPVPLDPSTGTYTTFKRDNGFKSESFSVFGEGTLNLSDKLELAGGARWSHEARDSYQYALPAHIAFAAAFPGNIRFKDKFKDDNLSPQISVRYKPETDTTLYAAYKQGFKSGGFNISQALSAAASVDAGRFGSETAEGGEVGLRTIQFGHDLSLNVTAFQYTYKDLQVQTFDPQSVSLIADNAGKLRTRGVEADFNYRVSSAPGLSIRGAAAYNDVQYMDYVGQCYSGQTIAQGCNRQLVAGAYSAQDYNGRTPPKAPKFAGRFGASYEREVSSSATLRLSGDVSRTSKYNFTDTLRPDGWQSGYTKVDASISISGPEDRWTLALIGKNLTNELVVTSANDIPFAGGTGTGTNTGVLADMSAFVENPREILLELSLKF is encoded by the coding sequence ATGACGGGGAAAGCATATCGCGCGGGCCTCATGGCGGCCTGCGCCGCATTGGCCCTGGGCGCCGAGATGGCGGTGGTCACTCAGGCGTTCGCCAACGAAACCACGCAAGGAGTGGCCGCGCCGGCCAACGAGCAGGCCGCCCGCCCGGGCGTGACCTCGGTGGACGAGATCATCGTCACCGCGCGGCGGCGCGACGAGCGCCTAATCGACGCCCCGGTGGCCATCTCGGCCATCGGCGGCAAGGCCCTGGCCACCTATTCGGTCACCCGGGTGTCGGACCTGGCGACGATGGTGCCCAGCCTGATCGCCGGCAAGGCGGCCTCGGGCTCGTCGGCCAGCATCTTCCTGCGCGGCGTCGGTTCGACGGCGCTAAGCGCGGGCTTCGACCAGTCGGTGTCGTTCGTGATGGACGGCTTGCCGATGAGCCGGGGCCGTGAGCTGAGCCTGCCGCAATACGACGTCCAGCGCGTCGAGGTGCTGAAAGGTCCTCAGGCGCTGTTCTACGGCAAGAACACCACGGGCGGCCTGATCAGCATCGTCACCAACGGCCCGACCGCCACGCCCGAGGCCGGGATCAAGGCCGGCTACGGCTTCAAGGCGCGCGAGCGCTATGTCGAGGGCTATGTCTCCGGTCCGCTGAGCGACACGCTGCGCGCCCGCCTGGCTGGCCGTTACTCGAAGTCGGACGGCGCCTTCACCAACAGCGCCGCCGAGACCTACACCGACCCGCTGGGCATGCAGCGCCACCGCAACGCCAAGAAGCGCGGTGGCCAGGAGGTGTTCAGCGCCCGGGGCACGGTCGACTGGGACGCCGCGCCCAACCTGACCTTCCAGCTCAAGGCCGGTCTGACGGACCTGAAGGACGGCGGCCCGACCGATGTCCTCGAGCGCATCTGCGGCGGCGGCCGCACCACGCCGTTCGCGGCCAACGGCATTCCGCCCAGCCCGAACGCCGACTGCAAGATCAACGGGGTGAGCGACAGCTCGAGCATTCCGAGCCAGGTGGCCAAGGCCAACTACCGCTACGCCCGTGACGGCAAGATGTACGCCGACTTCGCCTCGCAGTTCGCGGCCCTGACCAGCAATCTGACGGCGGGCAAGTTCGGGATCACCTCGATCACGTCTTACTACCACTTCAAACAGACGGACCTGAATAACGTCGCCGGCGAGGCCTATCCGGCCACCTTCACCCAGCTGGCCGACTTCGAGCAGTTCGCCGAGGAGGTGCGCTTTCAGTCGAAGTTCGAAGGGCCGTTCAACGTGCTGTTCGGGGCCTTCTGGTCGAAGGGCGATTTCGACTTCAACACCGACGCCTACATCTTCCCGGTGCCGCTGGATCCCAGCACCGGAACCTATACGACCTTCAAGCGCGACAACGGCTTCAAGAGCGAGTCCTTCTCGGTCTTCGGCGAAGGCACGCTGAACCTGTCGGACAAGCTGGAACTGGCGGGCGGCGCGCGCTGGTCGCACGAAGCGCGCGATTCCTACCAGTACGCGCTACCGGCCCACATCGCCTTCGCCGCGGCCTTCCCGGGCAACATCCGGTTCAAGGACAAGTTCAAGGACGACAACCTCTCGCCGCAGATCAGCGTCCGCTACAAGCCAGAGACCGACACCACGCTCTACGCGGCCTACAAGCAGGGCTTCAAGTCTGGCGGCTTCAACATCTCGCAGGCGCTCAGCGCCGCCGCCAGCGTCGACGCCGGCCGGTTCGGCAGCGAGACGGCTGAGGGCGGCGAGGTCGGCCTGCGCACGATCCAGTTCGGGCACGACCTGTCGCTGAACGTCACCGCGTTCCAGTACACCTACAAGGACCTGCAGGTTCAGACCTTCGATCCGCAGTCGGTGTCACTGATCGCCGACAACGCCGGCAAGCTGCGCACGCGCGGCGTCGAGGCCGATTTCAACTACCGCGTCTCGTCCGCGCCGGGCCTCAGCATACGGGGCGCGGCGGCCTATAACGACGTGCAGTACATGGACTATGTCGGCCAGTGCTACAGCGGCCAGACCATCGCCCAGGGCTGCAACAGGCAACTGGTGGCCGGGGCCTATTCCGCCCAGGACTACAACGGCCGCACCCCGCCCAAGGCGCCCAAGTTCGCCGGCCGGTTCGGGGCCAGCTACGAGCGCGAGGTGTCGTCCAGCGCCACCCTGCGCCTGTCGGGCGATGTCAGCCGTACGTCCAAGTACAACTTCACCGACACGCTGCGTCCCGATGGCTGGCAGTCCGGCTACACCAAGGTCGACGCCTCCATCAGCATCAGCGGGCCGGAGGATCGCTGGACCCTGGCCCTGATCGGCAAGAACCTGACGAACGAGCTGGTGGTCACCTCGGCCAACGACATCCCGTTCGCCGGCGGCACGGGCACCGGCACCAACACCGGCGTCCTGGCCGACATGTCCGCCTTCGTCGAGAACCCGCGCGAGATCCTGCTGGAGCTGTCGCTGAAGTTCTGA
- a CDS encoding GMC family oxidoreductase yields the protein MADYDYVIAGAGAAGCVLAYRLSQDPSVRVALIEAGPRDNHPFISMPKGLAKVMQDPKHLWAYASRPEASTAGQSEVWVRGRVLGGSTSVNGMMYVRGQPADFEAIAEVSSDDWRWEHIQEAYRALEDHELGADASRGAGGPLKVSMPTLKDRLSAAQVAAGRALGWRVKTDVNAPDDAVSIGYAPRTIHKGKRQSAATAFIHPIEKRANLAILTERTVNRVIFEGRRAVGVEILRDGAVETIRAGREVIVCGGAMASPAILERSGIGDAQRLAALGVPVVHDNPEVGEGLIEHRGVIMQWKLNQQVSQNREFSGWRLLRATARYYLTGDGPMSSAAYELGGWFKTRPGLNRPDAQMLIAPYSFDFAKQRTALEPFPGMNAVVYPLRPTSRGSIHIETRDPDAAATFTPNYRATEADRQSMVGAIRVMRDYAAQSPLAELIAEETMPGPAVRTDAEILDAYDRFGTCGYHAVGSCRMGSDPRSVVDPKLRVRGVTGLRVMDTSIMPAIPAGNTNGPTMAMAWRAADLILADAKAEVTG from the coding sequence ATGGCCGACTACGACTACGTGATCGCCGGCGCCGGGGCGGCCGGCTGCGTGCTGGCCTATCGGCTGAGTCAGGACCCGTCGGTGCGGGTGGCCCTGATCGAGGCCGGTCCGCGCGACAACCACCCCTTCATCTCCATGCCCAAGGGCCTGGCCAAGGTGATGCAGGACCCCAAGCACCTGTGGGCCTACGCCAGCCGTCCCGAGGCCTCCACCGCCGGCCAGTCCGAGGTGTGGGTGCGCGGGCGCGTGCTGGGCGGGTCCACCTCGGTCAACGGCATGATGTACGTGCGCGGCCAGCCGGCGGACTTCGAGGCCATCGCCGAGGTGTCCAGCGACGACTGGCGCTGGGAGCACATCCAGGAGGCCTATCGCGCCCTGGAGGACCACGAGCTGGGCGCTGACGCCTCGCGCGGGGCCGGCGGGCCGCTGAAGGTCTCGATGCCGACCCTGAAGGACAGGCTCTCGGCCGCCCAGGTCGCGGCGGGTCGGGCGCTGGGCTGGAGGGTCAAGACCGACGTCAACGCCCCAGACGACGCGGTGTCGATCGGCTATGCGCCGCGCACCATCCACAAGGGCAAGCGCCAGAGCGCGGCCACCGCCTTCATCCATCCGATCGAGAAGCGCGCGAACCTGGCCATCCTGACCGAGCGAACGGTCAATCGCGTGATCTTCGAGGGCCGGCGCGCGGTCGGAGTCGAGATCCTGCGCGACGGCGCGGTCGAGACGATCCGCGCGGGCCGCGAGGTGATCGTCTGCGGCGGCGCCATGGCCAGCCCGGCCATCCTGGAGCGCTCCGGGATCGGCGACGCCCAGCGGCTGGCGGCCCTGGGCGTCCCGGTCGTCCACGACAATCCCGAGGTCGGCGAAGGCCTGATCGAGCACCGTGGCGTCATCATGCAGTGGAAGCTGAATCAGCAGGTCTCGCAGAACCGCGAGTTCTCCGGCTGGCGGCTGCTGCGGGCCACGGCGCGCTACTACCTGACCGGCGACGGGCCGATGTCCTCGGCGGCCTACGAGCTGGGCGGCTGGTTCAAGACCCGGCCCGGCCTGAACCGCCCCGACGCCCAGATGCTGATCGCGCCCTACAGCTTCGACTTCGCCAAGCAGCGGACCGCGCTGGAGCCGTTCCCGGGCATGAACGCGGTGGTCTATCCGCTGCGCCCGACCTCACGCGGCAGCATCCATATCGAGACCCGCGACCCGGACGCGGCGGCGACCTTCACGCCCAATTACCGGGCCACCGAGGCCGACCGCCAGTCGATGGTCGGGGCGATCCGGGTGATGCGCGACTACGCCGCCCAGTCGCCCCTGGCCGAACTGATCGCCGAGGAGACCATGCCAGGCCCGGCCGTCCGGACGGACGCCGAGATCCTGGACGCCTATGACCGCTTCGGCACCTGCGGCTATCACGCCGTGGGCAGCTGCCGGATGGGTTCGGACCCGCGCTCGGTGGTCGATCCCAAGCTGCGGGTGCGGGGCGTCACGGGGCTGCGGGTGATGGACACCTCGATCATGCCGGCCATCCCCGCCGGCAACACCAATGGTCCGACCATGGCCATGGCCTGGCGCGCCGCCGACCTGATCCTGGCCGACGCCAAGGCCGAGGTCACCGGATGA
- a CDS encoding class I adenylate-forming enzyme family protein yields the protein MAQTLSGALAWWARMRPDQPAVVLGGETLTYAAYKAWSDRIAALLIADGLEPGDRVAICSLNSLAYCALIMGIIRAGGVVSPVNFRYTVREIGELCEDTEPRFAFAAPEFADKMQVAGPPVRAMAEIEALRDGEAVQVERDVDPDARVVIIATSGSTAKPKGVVFTNRSMTAYAANWATEETSTAPGSRIISLAPLNTSAGFVQLMHYIAQGCSIFMVPQFVAADTLKLIQAQKITCFAAVPVFFEAIAALPEFDDADLSSIRLATVGGARVSRALLERYKAKGVILRQIYGQTEVGGNATIMPAHLALSEPDKCGWGGLFIDLRVVRPDGSDCAPGEPGEILMRSPGMMKEYWRNPEATAQAIRDGWLHSGDIGMLDERGLLTFVDRLKDLIISGGLNISAAEVERVVCEFHGVVEALVIAAPDPKFGETPMVVYHGPVEIDVEALIAHCNENLSNYKVPRYVAYSAEPLPRLATGKLSKPAVREAYAGAHKTLARVR from the coding sequence ATGGCGCAGACCTTGTCCGGAGCGCTCGCCTGGTGGGCGCGGATGCGGCCCGACCAGCCGGCCGTCGTGCTGGGCGGCGAGACGCTGACCTACGCCGCCTACAAGGCCTGGTCCGACCGGATTGCGGCCCTGCTGATCGCCGACGGCCTGGAGCCTGGCGACCGGGTGGCGATCTGCTCGCTGAACAGCCTGGCCTATTGCGCCCTGATCATGGGGATCATCCGGGCGGGCGGCGTCGTGAGCCCGGTGAATTTCCGCTACACCGTCCGCGAGATCGGCGAGCTGTGCGAGGACACCGAGCCGCGCTTCGCCTTCGCCGCCCCCGAATTCGCCGACAAGATGCAGGTGGCCGGTCCGCCGGTGCGCGCCATGGCCGAGATCGAGGCCCTGCGCGACGGTGAAGCCGTTCAGGTCGAGCGCGACGTCGATCCCGACGCCCGCGTGGTGATCATCGCCACCTCGGGCTCGACGGCCAAGCCCAAGGGCGTGGTCTTTACCAACCGCTCGATGACCGCCTACGCCGCCAACTGGGCGACCGAGGAGACATCGACCGCGCCCGGCTCGCGGATCATCAGCCTGGCGCCGCTGAACACCTCGGCCGGCTTCGTGCAGTTGATGCACTACATCGCCCAGGGCTGCTCGATCTTCATGGTCCCGCAGTTCGTGGCGGCCGACACCCTCAAGCTGATCCAGGCGCAGAAGATCACCTGTTTCGCTGCGGTGCCGGTGTTCTTCGAGGCGATCGCGGCCCTGCCGGAGTTCGACGACGCGGACCTCTCCTCGATCCGCCTGGCCACGGTCGGCGGGGCGCGGGTCAGCCGGGCGCTCTTGGAGCGCTACAAGGCCAAGGGCGTTATCCTGCGCCAGATCTACGGCCAGACAGAGGTGGGCGGCAACGCCACCATCATGCCCGCGCACCTGGCCCTGTCGGAGCCCGACAAGTGCGGCTGGGGCGGCCTCTTCATCGATCTGCGGGTCGTGCGTCCGGACGGCAGCGACTGCGCGCCCGGCGAGCCCGGCGAGATCCTGATGCGCTCGCCCGGCATGATGAAGGAGTACTGGCGCAATCCCGAGGCCACGGCCCAGGCGATCCGCGACGGCTGGCTGCACTCGGGCGACATCGGGATGCTGGACGAGCGCGGCCTGCTGACCTTTGTCGACCGGCTGAAGGACCTGATCATCTCGGGCGGGCTGAACATCTCGGCGGCCGAGGTCGAACGGGTGGTCTGCGAGTTTCACGGCGTGGTCGAGGCCCTGGTCATCGCCGCCCCAGATCCGAAGTTCGGCGAGACCCCGATGGTCGTCTATCACGGCCCGGTCGAGATCGATGTCGAGGCGCTGATCGCCCACTGCAACGAGAACCTCTCGAACTACAAGGTGCCGCGCTACGTGGCCTATTCGGCCGAGCCGCTGCCGCGCCTGGCCACCGGAAAACTGTCCAAGCCCGCCGTCCGCGAAGCCTATGCGGGCGCGCACAAGACCCTAGCCCGCGTCCGCTGA
- a CDS encoding 2Fe-2S iron-sulfur cluster-binding protein, with translation MPSLTVITRDETRHQIEAEVGLSVMEIIRRAGFDELVALCGGCCSCATCHVYVKAEHLDRLAPMAGDENDLLDSSEHRGDRSRLSCQLKFEAAMDGLEVAIAPED, from the coding sequence GTGCCCAGCCTCACTGTCATCACGCGCGACGAGACCCGACACCAGATCGAGGCCGAGGTCGGTCTCAGCGTCATGGAGATCATCCGCCGCGCCGGCTTCGACGAACTGGTGGCGCTGTGCGGCGGCTGCTGTTCCTGCGCGACCTGCCACGTCTATGTGAAGGCCGAGCACCTGGACCGCCTGGCGCCCATGGCCGGCGACGAGAACGACCTGCTCGACAGCTCCGAACATCGCGGCGACCGCTCGCGCCTGTCCTGCCAGCTGAAATTCGAAGCGGCGATGGACGGTCTGGAAGTGGCGATCGCGCCCGAAGACTGA
- a CDS encoding acyl-CoA dehydrogenase family protein, with product MSFDHHQLKDALLGRLSSVGANEAWRELHAAGVTSLRIPEARGGLGLTFADAEPVLEALGELCLPTPFLETGIIAAGLLARSPTPEGDVLLEEMARAGAVVAVAGLESADHVSALPEGDGWRLRGEAKVVVDALAARTRLVAADAGVFLVDQGAVGLSMRPVATIDGRMAADVTFAGVEAGSPIAPAFDLALARDEAVAAICVEAAGLMRRLVRDTVGYAKQRRQFDQPLGAFQVVQHRLVDMNIQARRASAIARRAVMAIDGGLASRARMVSAAKVTICRAGRFVGQSAVQLHGGMGMTEELPIGRCFKRLTVIEGQLGGADHHLTRFSVTGAAA from the coding sequence ATGAGCTTCGATCACCACCAACTGAAGGACGCCCTGCTGGGCCGCCTGTCGTCGGTCGGCGCCAACGAGGCCTGGCGCGAGCTGCACGCGGCCGGGGTCACCAGCCTGCGGATCCCCGAGGCGCGAGGCGGGCTTGGCCTGACCTTCGCCGACGCCGAGCCCGTGCTGGAGGCCCTGGGCGAGCTGTGCCTGCCGACGCCGTTCCTGGAGACGGGGATCATCGCCGCCGGTCTGCTGGCGCGGTCGCCGACGCCGGAGGGCGACGTCCTGCTTGAGGAGATGGCGCGAGCCGGCGCGGTCGTCGCCGTCGCCGGACTGGAGAGCGCCGACCACGTCTCGGCCCTGCCCGAAGGCGATGGCTGGCGGCTGCGGGGCGAGGCCAAGGTGGTGGTCGACGCCCTGGCGGCGCGGACCCGGCTGGTCGCCGCCGACGCCGGGGTCTTCCTCGTCGATCAGGGCGCGGTGGGGCTGTCGATGCGGCCCGTGGCGACGATCGATGGCCGCATGGCCGCCGACGTCACCTTCGCCGGCGTCGAGGCAGGCTCGCCGATCGCGCCGGCCTTTGATCTCGCCCTCGCGCGGGACGAGGCCGTCGCGGCGATCTGCGTCGAGGCCGCCGGCCTGATGCGCCGGCTGGTGCGCGACACGGTCGGCTACGCCAAGCAACGGCGACAGTTCGACCAGCCGCTGGGCGCGTTCCAGGTGGTGCAGCACCGGCTGGTCGACATGAACATCCAGGCCCGCCGCGCCAGCGCCATCGCCCGGCGGGCGGTGATGGCCATCGACGGCGGTCTGGCTTCGCGCGCTCGCATGGTCAGCGCCGCCAAGGTCACTATCTGCCGCGCCGGCCGCTTCGTCGGCCAGAGCGCCGTGCAGCTGCACGGCGGCATGGGCATGACCGAGGAGTTGCCGATCGGGCGCTGCTTCAAGCGGCTGACCGTGATCGAGGGCCAGCTGGGCGGCGCCGACCATCATTTGACGAGGTTCTCGGTGACTGGCGCGGCGGCCTGA
- a CDS encoding cytochrome P450 — translation MNAPTTIAANQPAHVPDHLVFDFDIYGDPRIGQDVQGDYARTLADAPDLFWTNRNGGHWIAKGFDAITAVVTDPEHFSVREMQIPRVENPPFFIPLSLDPPENLPYRRAMMPMFGPVAVKALEPRIRELAGQIVDRVVAEGGCDFQVQVSKIFPVTVFMELMGMDLSRLQEFRRLAEGFFEVQNDAAELGRLSAEILGTLKALIDEKRANPDDKLMSHFITVDIDGRTMSEDEILAMSFVLFLGGMDTVTNVTGFAFQQLAQMPDVQARLVADPSLAQAFADEAVRLYGVVNTPRLVVKDRDIGEARLREGEMVLNVLCVGSRDPRKFDAPNAFDLDRKRVAHLTFSSGPHLCVGHVLGRAEIKILAEEWTRRIPAFEPTPGERHAFRMGTVMALESLPLRWPAA, via the coding sequence ATGAACGCTCCCACGACCATCGCCGCCAACCAGCCGGCGCATGTTCCCGATCACCTGGTGTTCGACTTCGACATCTATGGCGATCCCCGCATCGGCCAGGACGTCCAGGGCGACTACGCCAGGACCCTGGCCGACGCGCCCGATCTCTTCTGGACAAACCGCAACGGCGGCCACTGGATCGCCAAGGGCTTCGACGCCATCACCGCGGTGGTCACCGATCCCGAGCACTTCTCGGTGCGCGAGATGCAGATTCCCCGGGTCGAGAACCCGCCGTTCTTCATCCCGCTGAGCCTGGATCCGCCGGAGAACCTGCCCTACCGCCGCGCGATGATGCCGATGTTCGGCCCCGTCGCCGTCAAGGCCCTGGAACCGCGCATCCGCGAGCTGGCCGGCCAGATCGTCGACCGCGTCGTGGCCGAGGGGGGCTGCGATTTCCAGGTCCAGGTCTCGAAGATCTTCCCGGTGACGGTGTTCATGGAGCTGATGGGCATGGACCTGTCGCGGCTCCAGGAGTTCCGGCGCCTGGCCGAGGGCTTCTTCGAGGTCCAGAACGACGCCGCCGAACTGGGCCGTCTCAGCGCCGAGATCCTGGGCACGCTGAAGGCCCTGATCGACGAGAAGCGGGCCAATCCCGACGACAAGCTGATGAGCCACTTCATCACCGTCGACATCGATGGGCGCACCATGAGCGAGGACGAGATCCTGGCCATGAGCTTCGTGCTGTTCCTGGGCGGCATGGACACGGTCACCAACGTCACCGGTTTCGCCTTCCAGCAACTGGCCCAGATGCCGGACGTCCAGGCCCGCCTGGTCGCCGATCCCTCGCTGGCCCAGGCCTTCGCCGACGAGGCCGTGCGCCTGTATGGCGTGGTCAACACCCCGCGTCTGGTGGTCAAGGATCGCGACATCGGCGAGGCCCGTCTGCGCGAAGGCGAGATGGTGCTGAACGTCCTGTGCGTCGGCAGCCGCGACCCGCGCAAGTTCGATGCGCCCAACGCCTTCGACCTGGACCGCAAGCGCGTCGCGCACCTGACCTTCTCGTCGGGCCCCCACCTGTGTGTCGGTCACGTGCTGGGCCGCGCGGAGATCAAGATCCTGGCCGAGGAGTGGACCAGGCGGATCCCAGCCTTCGAGCCCACGCCCGGCGAGCGTCACGCGTTCCGCATGGGCACGGTGATGGCGCTGGAGTCGCTGCCGCTGCGATGGCCGGCGGCCTAG
- a CDS encoding aromatic ring-hydroxylating oxygenase subunit alpha: MDIVAERKPAERKVTTLAALTENQQAAIRLIPAEVDAVVEPLEATRPNAIFTGRERFDAEQARIFRRYPAPVTVSALLPEPGMVMAHDGYGVPLLISRTKSGEIKAFLNACQHKGSKLLEDCEVHKRGRVTCPYHAWTYGIDGKLIGVARNEAFLNLDKSERGLVELPAREWGGIVYVQLDRTREADWSQLHDQIAADFTALGIPDAFVYGRKTFELKANWKVILEPFLEGYHVQRLHAASIGDLFQDAPNIVDLFGPNIRQVSGRIGYVPAMLDEDPGQNIHKLVTHAYTAFPNCVVVTSQYYTSVMILMPRDTGRTTVEYFMLTPGAPTTDKAREVFERSYELILSVFGGEDFRAAEISQVGLEAGVPETTVYCGLESNIVRYYEALEALL; this comes from the coding sequence ATGGATATCGTCGCGGAACGAAAGCCGGCCGAGCGCAAGGTCACGACCCTGGCCGCGCTTACCGAAAACCAGCAGGCGGCCATCCGCCTGATCCCGGCCGAGGTCGACGCGGTCGTCGAGCCGCTGGAGGCCACCCGGCCCAACGCCATCTTCACCGGCCGCGAGCGGTTCGACGCCGAGCAGGCGAGGATCTTCCGCCGCTATCCCGCGCCGGTCACGGTGTCGGCCCTGCTGCCCGAGCCGGGCATGGTCATGGCGCATGACGGCTATGGCGTGCCGCTGCTGATCTCCCGCACCAAGTCGGGCGAGATCAAGGCGTTCCTCAACGCCTGCCAGCACAAGGGCTCCAAGCTGCTGGAGGACTGCGAGGTCCACAAGCGCGGCCGCGTCACCTGTCCGTATCACGCCTGGACCTACGGGATCGACGGCAAGCTGATCGGCGTGGCGCGAAACGAGGCCTTCCTCAATCTCGACAAGAGCGAGCGCGGCCTGGTCGAGTTGCCGGCCCGCGAGTGGGGCGGGATCGTCTACGTCCAGTTGGACCGCACGCGCGAGGCCGACTGGTCGCAACTGCACGACCAGATCGCCGCCGACTTCACCGCCCTAGGCATCCCCGACGCCTTCGTCTACGGCCGCAAGACCTTCGAGCTGAAGGCCAACTGGAAGGTCATCCTGGAGCCGTTCCTGGAGGGCTATCACGTCCAGCGGCTGCACGCGGCGTCGATCGGCGACCTGTTCCAGGACGCGCCCAACATCGTCGACCTGTTCGGCCCCAATATCCGTCAGGTGTCCGGCCGCATCGGCTATGTCCCGGCGATGCTGGACGAGGACCCAGGCCAGAACATCCACAAGCTGGTGACCCACGCCTACACGGCGTTCCCCAACTGCGTGGTGGTGACCAGCCAGTACTACACCAGCGTGATGATCCTGATGCCGCGCGACACGGGTCGCACGACGGTCGAGTACTTCATGCTGACCCCGGGCGCGCCGACCACGGACAAGGCCCGTGAGGTGTTCGAGCGCTCGTACGAGCTGATCCTGAGCGTGTTCGGCGGCGAGGACTTCCGCGCGGCCGAGATCAGCCAGGTCGGGCTGGAGGCGGGCGTGCCCGAAACCACCGTCTACTGCGGGCTCGAGAGCAACATCGTCCGCTACTACGAGGCGCTCGAGGCGCTGCTCTAA